In the Hordeum vulgare subsp. vulgare chromosome 7H, MorexV3_pseudomolecules_assembly, whole genome shotgun sequence genome, one interval contains:
- the LOC123408043 gene encoding uncharacterized protein LOC123408043 translates to MAAEVLVGSERRVLISSLPAPPPPDSLLGRLDQIDLRLRQLEEERRPSSVADGDGPHPAPRHQHSKSMPSALQPQDVRGTLMDRLNLLESRIRQLSCELDLDGSGSGKVPASSLPMPMPMPRPAEDCAWSEPPLPEPMRARTAAAAAAGGGAGASWSAVQILQRGARQLNRNKPIHPAKVKKLKEAKCACEEEKRKAERGGRPSAGRRWFTVGC, encoded by the exons ATGGCCGCCGAGGTGCTCGTCGGGTCCGAGCGCCGCGTGCTCATCAGctccctccccgcgccgccgccgcccgacagCCTGCTCGGCCGCCTCGACCAGATCGACCTACGG CTGAGGCAGCTGGAGGAGGAGCGGCGGCCCTCCTCGGTCGCCGACGGCGACGGACCGCACCCGGCGCCGCGGCACCAGCACAGCAAGTCGATGCCGTCGGCGCTCCAGCCGCAGGACGTGAGGGGCACGCTCATGGACCGCCTCAACCTGCTCGAGTCGCGCATCAGGCAGCTCAGCTGCGAGCTCGACCTCGACGGCTCCGGGAGCGGCAAGGTTCCCGCGTCGTCCCTCCCGATGCCCATGCCGATGCCGCGCCCGGCCGAGGACTGCGCGTGGTCCGAGCCGCCGCTGCCCGAGCCCATGCGCGCGCGCAccgcggccgcggccgccgcGGGCGGCGGCGCCGGGGCCAGCTGGAGCGCCGTGCAGATCCTGCAGAGGGGCGCCCGCCAGCTCAACCGCAACAAGCCCATCCACCCAGCCAAG GTGAAGAAGCTGAAGGAGGCCAAGTGCGCGtgcgaggaggagaagaggaaggcgGAGCGCGGCGGCCGGCCATCGGCTGGCCGGAGGTGGTTCACCGTCGGGTGCTAG